One stretch of Chiroxiphia lanceolata isolate bChiLan1 chromosome 1, bChiLan1.pri, whole genome shotgun sequence DNA includes these proteins:
- the CRYGN gene encoding gamma-crystallin N: protein MMTSFLQERSLILKQSGEPRQQSGVARRGCWHILGPESPSALRVGGPDEDNGPGTRDITFYEGKCFTGRKLDVCGSCNSFQEQGFLNRVNSICVQSGAWVCFDHPDFRGQQYILEHGEYPDFYRWNGRSDHLGSCRPVGMHGEHYRIEIFEGSHFRGPSLELTEDCSFLQGQGWDKTCINALKVYGDGAWVLYEEPNYRGRMYVVERGEFSNFNAWQARSASVQSIRRVVNYF, encoded by the exons ATGATGACATCCTTTCTTCAGGAAAGGTCTTTAATCTTGAAGCAAAGCGGTGAACCAAGGCAGCAGAGCGGGGTTGCCAGGCGAGGCTGCTGGCACAT CCTGGGGCCCGAGAGCCCGAGCGCCCTCCGGGTTGGAGGCCCTGATGAGGATAATGGACCCGGTACACGCGAT aTCACTTTCTACGAAGGCAAATGCTTCACGGGCAGGAAGCTGGACGTCTGTGGCAGCTGCAACAGCTTCCAGGAGCAAGGTTTCCTCAACCGGGTCAACTCCATCTGCGTCCAGAGCGGAGCTTGGGTCTGCTTCGACCACCCCGACTTCCGAGGGCAGCAGTACATCCTGGAGCACGGAGAGTATCCCGATTTCTATCGCTGGAATGGACGCAGTGACCACCTGGGCTCCTGCCGGCCCGTCGGGATG CACGGCGAGCATTACAGGATCGAGATATTCGAGGGGAGCCATTTTAGGggtcccagcctggagctgacGGAAGATTGCTCCTTCCTGCAGGGACAAGGCTGGGACAAGACCTGCATCAATGCCCTCAAAGTGTACGGCGACGGCGC GTGGGTGCTGTACGAGGAGCCCAACTACCGAGGCCGCATGTATGTGGTGGAGCGCGGCGAGTTCAGCAACTTCAACGCGTGGCAGGCGCGCAGTGCCAGCGTCCAGTCCATCAGAAGGGTCGTCAACTACTTCTAG